GATGAGATACTCCATGGACAGGTAATAAACGCGTTTGGACTCATTTTTATAGTAGCCCTGCTGCGTCTCAATCCACCGGTCGTGAAGGCGATCCATTACAGAAAGTACAACACTGCGGTAGTTGTCCCAGTTGGTGGAAGAGTACTCGTCTTTGGCAAGCGTATAACGAAGATGCTGCCTGATGTCTTCTCGCAGGTCATCTTTGTTCATTCCGCTGCGGGGATGTATTGTTTTCTTGCTGCTCATATTGTGATGGATTTATTGTGTAAAATCGTAATTGTTAATTGCATAAAGGCAAAAGGCGCTGGCTGATGTCTGAAAGCTGACGGCCTCTGCCTTTTCACTTTTGCCTTTTTACTCCAACGCCCTGATCTAACCCTTCAAATAAATGCCATAATCCGGCTTAAATCCCGGCCGTGTAATATGTACGGAAAATCCAAGCTTATGAAACGACTCGTATGCATTAATTGCAACAAAATCCTGATCGAAAATACCAAATACCGTGGAACCGCTTCCGCTCATGGCAGAGTAGGATGCGCCAAAGTCATAAAGCTGGTCTTTTATATTGCCTATAAGCTCGTGACGGGCAATTACAGGTCCCTCAAGGTCGTTAACCAGCAGGTAGCGCCACTCCTCCAAATCCTCCTCCAAAAGCACGCCTTTTATAGAAAAATCGGGCTCGGGGTTAGGTATACATCCGGCATAAGCTTCCGGGGTTGAACTTTCAAAGCCTGGCCATACAGTAACAATCCATGCATCCGGCTGGATGTCGGCAGGCTCAATATCCTGCCCGAGTCCCGTGCCTATTCCGGGGGTACCTTTAATAAAAAAGGGAACATCAGCTCCCAGCGAACGGCTCAAATCAATCAACTCTTCGTCGCTCAGCCCGGCATTTTCCAGTTTATTAAGCATGCGAAACGTGAGCGCAGCATTACTGCTGCCGCCCCCAAGACCGGCGCCTGCAGGGATTTTTTTATCGATGCGGAACGTGTACTCGTTTTTAAGCCCCACATATTGATCGAACATTCTGTAAGCACGTGTTACCAGGTTTGACTCATCGGCCGGTATGTCCGGGTTGGAAAATTCAAGTACATAGGCATCGGATGCCGATACCTCGAAACGATCGCTCCACTCAATGAAACAGAACCCTGTTTCTATCCGATGATACCCCGTTGGGAGCTTTTCCAACACATGAAGGCCAAGGTTTATCTTTCCAAATGAATCAGCGATCCATAAATCATTCATAGTTTTTCGGGAAGTCAGATCGTTAGTATCTGCAGGTCAGGTTACTCTGAATCGGGACCAATGTTTTTTCCGGCAGCAGAGGGAACGGGAGAAACGGATTCCCTGAATGTTAGTTTAAAAAAGAGAATACTCAGGGCAAGAACAAGTGTCGCCAGATTTGTGAGAATAATTGGTAAATCGGAAATAAGCAGGCCGTATGTCAGCCAAAGTGCCACACCGGTACAAAATATTGTGTACATACCGAGTGAAAGATCTTTTGCAGACCGGGATCTCCACGTTTTGATAACCTGTGGAAGAAAAGCGATCGTGGTGCAAAAACCGGCAGCGAGACCTATTAGGGTAACGGATTCCATAGAAAAATATCGTTGTTTGTTGAGTGCGCAGTCAGCACGTTCAGTTCTGCTTTTCCATTTCTGACTTGATTCTCAGAAGCAAATCGTATGCCTCTTCATAGTTGTTGGAAATCTTGCCGTCGAGAATAGCGTCTTTAATGCGGTCTTTGACACGACCCACCATTGGTCCCGGACGAATATCCAGTACGTTCATCACTTCCTCGCCGCTGATCGGATTTTTCCAGTTCCTGATCCGGTCTTTCTCTTCTACCTCTGCAATTTTCTTTTCTACTTTGTCAAAATTGTTGCGGTATTTCTTTACCCTCCATTCATTCTTACTGGTAATATCGGCCCTGCAAAGCGTCATCAGGTCATCAATATCGTCACCGGCCTCAAATATTAATCGGCGAACCGCACTGTCACTCACCTCTTCAGAAACAAGCGCAATCGGCCTGAGATGAAGAGCTACCAGTTTCTGAACATATCGCATTCGTTCATCCATCGGCAAACCGAGGCGTTTAAATATGCGGGGCACCCATTTTGCGCCAATTGCATCATGACCGTGAAAAGTCCAACCTACGCCTTTGACAAACTTTTTTGTTGGAGGCTTGGCAATATCGTGCATGATGGCGGCCCATCGAAGCCAGAGATTGTCGCTCTTTTGCGCGGTGTTATCGAGCACCTTCAGGGTATGCCAGAAATTATCCTTGTGACGCTGTCCGTTTTTCTCATCTACACCGGCCAGGTTTACCATTTCGGGAAAAAACTCGTTCAATAAGCCTGTTTCAAAGAGATGTTTAAACCCTGTTGATGGTTTTGGGCTCATCACAATCTTATTGAGCTCATCCAGAATGCGCTCCCTGGAGATAATGGAAAGCCTGTGAGCCATTTTTTTTATGGCTGCCCTGGTTTTTGGTTCAATTGTGAAGTTCAGCTGTGTTGCAAAGCGAACCGCCCTCATCATCCGCAGAGGGTCATCATCGAAGGTTTTTTCAGGATCAATGGGGGTTCTGATTATCATCTTTTCCAGATCACGAATACCGTGAAAAGGGTCGTGCAGAACGCCAAATGTGTTTGGGTTAAGGCTCCATGAAAGTGCATTGATGGTCAGGTCACGGCGGAGCTGATCGTCTTTTAGGGAGCCGTCTTCCACAATGGGCTTTCTGGATTGGCGCCTGTAGCTCTCTTTCCGCGCTCCCACAAATTCAAGATCGAATTCACTGTGCTTAACCTGCGCGGTTCCGAACTGTTTGAAGATGGTAACCTGATCGGTTTGAAGTTTTTCAGCTACCTTTTGGGCCAGCCGGATACCCGAGCCAACCGTAACGAAATCAATATCTGTAATCTCCGTTTCATCCAGACGCCCGAGGTAATGGTCACGAACGTAACCGCCAACTACATACGCCTGCTGATCAATGGATTCTGCCGCCTCGCCGATAAGTTGAAAAAGAGATTTATGTTCTGAAGGGATATCAAGCACAACAATTAATTCATTAAATGAAGGCCTAAAATAAAAACTATTGGCTTAGCAATCAGCATGATATGGTCGTTTCGGGAGGAATTGTAATATCAAACAAAAAAACCCCGGCCATCATACTGACCGGGGCTTGTAAACGGATCTGATTTAATTGGCAGTTTGCAGCTGTTCCACATATTCCGGACTGGCATAGATCGCCACCTCAACCCGGCGGTTTTCCTGCCTTCCTGCATCCGTATCATTGTCTGCGATCGGTTCGTACTCTCCTCTTCCCTCAATCTCAATGCGCGATGGGGCAAGGCCCTGTTCGATCATATATTCAGCGGCAGACTGCGCGCGGCGCTCGCTGAGGCCCAGGTTATACATCTCATCACCTACTGAATCGGTGTGTCCCACTATCAGAAGAATGGTATTGTCATCGCGGTTTATGATTTCAGTAAGCTTCTGCAGATTATCGATCGATTCCTGTCGAAGAGCAGCCGAATCGAAAGAAAAAAGAATACCGCTGTCGAAGCTGACGGCAATTCCCTCCTCAACTCGCTGAATGGTTACGCCCTCCATCTCTTCCTGCATTTCGCGTGCCTTACGGTCCATATTTCGTCCGATAATGGCGCCTACCGTTCCGCCCACTGCAGCTCCGGCAATGGCACCGCCTGCCGTACTTCCCAGAGTCTTGCCGATTACGGCTCCCGCAGCAGCTCCGGCGCCGCTTCCAATCACGGTACCTTTGGCTGTATTGCTCCAGTTTGAGCAGCCCGAAATCAACAATGCTGCTGACAAAACGAGGGTGAATACCAATGTGAATTTATTCATTCTTATAAACTTGTTTTTAGGGTTAAAAGGCTCCGCAGGACCAACGTATATTTGTCATAAAATTGCGGACATTCAATTGTAGTCGCTTTTACAGATATTTGTTTCGCACCCCGTCGGAGAGTTGACGCACCAGCGGTCCTTACCGCTCAGATTCAGGATTATTCGCATGAATATGTTATACATTTTTTTCAAAAGTCAGAATAAAATTCATGAGAATTTCATTCAAATAAAAACCTGTTGGTATAGCTGATGTTTGATCTTAAGCAGATCTTGCTATGTATCAGTGCCGGGATGATCGTGATCCTTTCATCCTGTGCGCCGGATCCCGTTTTCAGGCTGCAAAGCGATGATGAAAACGCGGATGACCATAACAGTGTGATGCAAAACGGGATGGAGTACCTGATCAGCGATCTGGATCAGTCCGGAGCTGTACTGGCCTATTACAGGCACATAGGCGATCGAATCGTGATGGACCTTGAAGTATTCAATTACTCTGATGAAGTGGTTCGATTTGCCCCCTCAGATGTACATTATGTGGCCCGAAGCCGTGATTTCAAGCAAAATGCGAATGGTGAACTGGAGTGGTTTCAACATGTGATTGAGGAAGGATCTGCCATTGATCCTGAAAAAACGATGCTTGATATCGACATGGCTGCTTCGCGGGAAGAGGCTCAGGAACGTACCGCATTGCTTTTGGACGGCATATCAGCAACGCTTGATCTTGCTTCAGACATCTCCGATGCGGGGAATCTAACCCGCAATGAATTGCGTAAACGGGAGAATCGCAGAATCCGCGATGCCATATACAGGACCGAAAGACGCGATTATTATTACCAAAATATAGCGTCACTAAATAATCAAAGAACATATTGGGAAACCCGCAGCTTACGGACAACAGACCTGCTCCCGGATGAGTCGGTTGCCGGGGAAATCAGTATTCCCCTGATTGAAAACGCCACAGAATACGAGGTTATCATTCACATTGGTGGCGAGAAGCATAGGTTCCGCTATCTGCAAAGAGAGTACAAGCCCTGAGTTAAACAGCTTCTATCTGCTTAATCAGCCCTGCTTCAAAATCGAATGATCGCCCACATGCACTTCGCCGGTCGCGCCGGTCAGTTCTGTGTGGTTTCCGATTGTGGAATCCTCAAGGGTGCAATCGGCCAGTGCGGCATTTTTCTGAACAATGCTGTTCTTTATCCGGCTATTTTTGATTACGGTATCTGCTTCGATGCTTACATACGGACCAATTTCACTTCCCGTTATGGTTGCATTGTCCCCGATGAATACAGGGGGGTGTATGGTTGTATCCGGATACTCGTCATAAGCATGGTTCTCCTTGGCCAGTATTTCACCGGTGGTTTCCAGCCAGGCCGGCAGGGTACCGCAGTCAAGCCATTCATCAACAGTGGCCTTCTTAAACACCTTTCCGTCCTTGAGAAGACGGTCGAGCGCGTCGGTAAGCTGATATTCATTGCCATGACCCGTAATATCGTTGTCCAGCAGGTACTGAATCTCCCTTTTCAGGTCTTCACCCTTTTTAAAATAGTAAACTCCTATAATGGCAAGGTTTGAGATAGGCTCACTTGGCTTTTCAACAAAATCGGTAATGGTATCGCCCTCATGAACCGCTACACCGAACCGTGAAGGATCTTCAACCTCCTTAAGCCAGATAACGCTGTCGGCATCATCAACCGTTACCTTCTCCTTGGAATCAAACAGGGTATCGGCAAATACAATGATTACCTCACCGCTCAGATCTTCTTCAGCACATGATACCGCATGAGCCGTGCCGAGGGCTCTATCCTGGACCCGGAACGTGGCTTTGGCATCGTGACGCGTGCTCATCTCTTTAAGAGTTTCCTTGATTTCACGGCCGAAATCAGGCCCGAGAATATAAACGATCTCATCAATGGTTCGGTCGAGTGTTCGGGCAAAGGTCTCCACTATTCGTTCAACAATCATAGTGCCTGCAACAGGAAGCAGAGGTTTAGGTGTAGTGTGTGAATGGGGTCGTACACGGGTTCCCCTTCCCGCCATAGGTATGATAAGTTTCATGTCTTGGTCTGGATTTTTTAATTCCGGATGACGATGCTGCTTTGCCGCCCTTTTGACAGTTATTTTTTAAAAATGATTTCTTCTTTCTTGTGAATGTAAATCTTTATTTTATCGGACGGAAATATACAGGTTGATGAATCCATTATCGAATGAGAATCTTTAAATAGATCTCAATGCCATGGTATAGTTCACAACCGGCAGGGGCCGGCCGTTAACGGCCTGTTGAAAAATCGTGATCATCAAAACGGGATAAATTGGACCTTTATTCACTTACAATGAACGGAATCGTGATACTGCTGATTGCGATTTTCATACGCCACTCTCTGTACAGGCTTCGCTTCTTCTCTCACATGTTTCAGCAGCTGGGTTACAAAACAGGTGAGTACAGAAAATGGCTGGGCAGTCATTTTTACTCCCATGCCGTTACACCCGAACACATCTTCTACAATATCATCATACTACTGATGATTTATCTATTCGCAGACAGGGTTACACTGACTGCAGGAGCGCTGGTTATGTTTGTTTTTGCGCTTTTCTGGTTTGTTGGTATTTCCCGCTATCAGGAGGAGAAAGAGAAAAAGCCGCTGGTCTACACTGCAAGAATGAAGAGGCTTGGAATCACAGCTTTGGTCCTGATGGGCATAAGCTGGTTTATTCTGATTGATTTTGCCTACCGCGGTCTGCAATTGAGAGATTTTGCCGCTCCTTTTATCAGTACGGATCCCTACTTTCTCGGATTCGGTATGATCATCGTAGATATGTTTGTGCCCCTGATACTGATGGCCGCAGCCTGGCTGATGAAACCCGTTGAAAACATAATACAGAACGGATTCAAAAAGCAGGCCAGGAATAAACTTTCCTCTCTTCCCAACCTGAAAGTAATCGCCATAACGGGCAGTTACGGTAAAACCAGCACCAAGTTTGTGATTAACTCTTTTTTGAAAGAGCGGATGAATGTTTGTGTTACTCCCGGAAGCTTCAATACGCCGATGGGAATTTGCAAGGTGATCAACAATGAGCTGGATGCTACTCATCAGGTTTTGATTCTGGAAATGGGGGCGCGGTATCGAGGCAATATTCTGGAACTTTGCAGAATAGCGAGGCCGGATATATCCGTTATAACCAACGTGGGGCTTGCGCACCTCGAAACGTTTGGCTCTCAGGATGTCATTGCCTACGAAAAGGGAACCCTTGCAAGGGAGCTTAAACCGGGAGGGGTCCTCGTCCTGAACGGTGACGACGAGCGCGTGAGGGCTATGGCAGAGTATCGAGATGACGTGAAGATCGTTTTCACAGGGCAGGAGGGGTCTGTAAGGGCTGCCGATATATCTGTTTCACCCGAAGGAACGCATTTTACGATGAGCTGGCTCGACAGCGACGGAGTTGTTGAAGCCCAGGAGAGAGTTCAGACACCTCTGCTTGGATTCCATAATATTCAGAATGTACTCTTGGGTGCTGCCATTGCGCGTGAGTTTGGTATACGGCTCAAAACGGTGGCCCTGGCCGCCTCCAGGCTTGAACCGGTTGAGCACAGGCTGGAGCTCAAACAGCGAAACGGCCTCACCATCATCGACGATGCCTTTAACTCCAACCCCGTGGGGGCCAAAAATGCCGTGGATATACTCGCGTCATTCGGATCGGGGCGCAAAATTCTGATCACGCCCGGTATGATTGAGCTGGGTGAGCTTGAAGACGAGGAGAACAGAAAATTTGGAGAGCATATCGCCAGGGCAGGACTCGACCTGGTCATACTGGTAGGCAGGGAACAGACAAAAGCCATTGCAGAAGGAATTGCATCGGTGAACGGCGAAACCAATGAATCAGTCCGGATTGTAAAATCCCTTTTTGAGGCCAACGACATACTGCAGGAGTATGCACAGACCGGCGATGTGGTGCTCTATGAAAACGATCTGCCCGATACATATAACGAGTGAGTCAGCCCAAGGCCCCGGATAAGTTTCCGGGGAAGGGTCTCTCAGTGTTAGAGAGGATTGATATTCCTATGCTCTTATCTCAACTGACGGCAATTTCGTCTCTTTAATCTGTCTGATCTCAAATTTTGCGCCTTCCCGGATCGCATGTTGATGTGATTTTGCCATTTTTGCGAAACATCGCGGTACAGCATTGGTTTTCTATGCTACATGCACGCGCCATCGGCAGATATGCTCTGCAGATTGCGGCTACTCAGAAAACGGAGGAAACCATGAAATCACATGTATTTAAACTGCTCGGACTGATAATCATCTCTTATGCTTTGGCAGGATGTACGGCAACCGGCGGACTTATCATCTACCCTGAACCGGTTGTGATCGGAAATCCTCCGCCTCCCGAATATAGAAGCGAAAGGATCTATCATAAGAAGTCTGAAAGGCGCTATTCAGGAAGGAACCACCGAAAAGGTTATGTTACCTTTGCATATGGCAATAAGACGTTCAGGGTACCGCCCGGACACATGCCGCGCAGGGGAGAGTGCAGGATATGGTATGTGCATCGCCCGCCGGGGCATCAGCCACCTCCCGGATCTTGCCGTGTACTTCGCCGCTATGTGCCGCATAATGCGGTATTAATCAGGGGCTGAAGCTGAAAACGAAGCGAAGGCTGTCTGTTTACTCTCCGCGAACGGCATCCGCAGGCTGTACCGCGGATGCGCGGAGTGCGGGGTACCAGCTTGCTGTAATGCAAAGCAACAGGCTGCCCCCTGCCACAAGAAGAATGTCGAGAGGCTGAATCATCACCGGATAGGCATCGATGATAAAAGAGGATGTAAGCTTCAGCAATCCGTACTCTTTCTGGGCCAGGCTGATCGCTATACCGACAA
This window of the Rhodohalobacter mucosus genome carries:
- the ispE gene encoding 4-(cytidine 5'-diphospho)-2-C-methyl-D-erythritol kinase, coding for MNDLWIADSFGKINLGLHVLEKLPTGYHRIETGFCFIEWSDRFEVSASDAYVLEFSNPDIPADESNLVTRAYRMFDQYVGLKNEYTFRIDKKIPAGAGLGGGSSNAALTFRMLNKLENAGLSDEELIDLSRSLGADVPFFIKGTPGIGTGLGQDIEPADIQPDAWIVTVWPGFESSTPEAYAGCIPNPEPDFSIKGVLLEEDLEEWRYLLVNDLEGPVIARHELIGNIKDQLYDFGASYSAMSGSGSTVFGIFDQDFVAINAYESFHKLGFSVHITRPGFKPDYGIYLKG
- a CDS encoding SemiSWEET transporter, whose amino-acid sequence is MESVTLIGLAAGFCTTIAFLPQVIKTWRSRSAKDLSLGMYTIFCTGVALWLTYGLLISDLPIILTNLATLVLALSILFFKLTFRESVSPVPSAAGKNIGPDSE
- a CDS encoding CCA tRNA nucleotidyltransferase, with amino-acid sequence MLDIPSEHKSLFQLIGEAAESIDQQAYVVGGYVRDHYLGRLDETEITDIDFVTVGSGIRLAQKVAEKLQTDQVTIFKQFGTAQVKHSEFDLEFVGARKESYRRQSRKPIVEDGSLKDDQLRRDLTINALSWSLNPNTFGVLHDPFHGIRDLEKMIIRTPIDPEKTFDDDPLRMMRAVRFATQLNFTIEPKTRAAIKKMAHRLSIISRERILDELNKIVMSPKPSTGFKHLFETGLLNEFFPEMVNLAGVDEKNGQRHKDNFWHTLKVLDNTAQKSDNLWLRWAAIMHDIAKPPTKKFVKGVGWTFHGHDAIGAKWVPRIFKRLGLPMDERMRYVQKLVALHLRPIALVSEEVSDSAVRRLIFEAGDDIDDLMTLCRADITSKNEWRVKKYRNNFDKVEKKIAEVEEKDRIRNWKNPISGEEVMNVLDIRPGPMVGRVKDRIKDAILDGKISNNYEEAYDLLLRIKSEMEKQN
- a CDS encoding OmpA family protein, which encodes MNKFTLVFTLVLSAALLISGCSNWSNTAKGTVIGSGAGAAAGAVIGKTLGSTAGGAIAGAAVGGTVGAIIGRNMDRKAREMQEEMEGVTIQRVEEGIAVSFDSGILFSFDSAALRQESIDNLQKLTEIINRDDNTILLIVGHTDSVGDEMYNLGLSERRAQSAAEYMIEQGLAPSRIEIEGRGEYEPIADNDTDAGRQENRRVEVAIYASPEYVEQLQTAN
- a CDS encoding sugar nucleotidyltransferase, with protein sequence MKLIIPMAGRGTRVRPHSHTTPKPLLPVAGTMIVERIVETFARTLDRTIDEIVYILGPDFGREIKETLKEMSTRHDAKATFRVQDRALGTAHAVSCAEEDLSGEVIIVFADTLFDSKEKVTVDDADSVIWLKEVEDPSRFGVAVHEGDTITDFVEKPSEPISNLAIIGVYYFKKGEDLKREIQYLLDNDITGHGNEYQLTDALDRLLKDGKVFKKATVDEWLDCGTLPAWLETTGEILAKENHAYDEYPDTTIHPPVFIGDNATITGSEIGPYVSIEADTVIKNSRIKNSIVQKNAALADCTLEDSTIGNHTELTGATGEVHVGDHSILKQG
- a CDS encoding UDP-N-acetylmuramoyl-tripeptide--D-alanyl-D-alanine ligase codes for the protein MDLYSLTMNGIVILLIAIFIRHSLYRLRFFSHMFQQLGYKTGEYRKWLGSHFYSHAVTPEHIFYNIIILLMIYLFADRVTLTAGALVMFVFALFWFVGISRYQEEKEKKPLVYTARMKRLGITALVLMGISWFILIDFAYRGLQLRDFAAPFISTDPYFLGFGMIIVDMFVPLILMAAAWLMKPVENIIQNGFKKQARNKLSSLPNLKVIAITGSYGKTSTKFVINSFLKERMNVCVTPGSFNTPMGICKVINNELDATHQVLILEMGARYRGNILELCRIARPDISVITNVGLAHLETFGSQDVIAYEKGTLARELKPGGVLVLNGDDERVRAMAEYRDDVKIVFTGQEGSVRAADISVSPEGTHFTMSWLDSDGVVEAQERVQTPLLGFHNIQNVLLGAAIAREFGIRLKTVALAASRLEPVEHRLELKQRNGLTIIDDAFNSNPVGAKNAVDILASFGSGRKILITPGMIELGELEDEENRKFGEHIARAGLDLVILVGREQTKAIAEGIASVNGETNESVRIVKSLFEANDILQEYAQTGDVVLYENDLPDTYNE